The genomic DNA GTCGAGGACCCGGAAGGCCAGGATGCGGGGGTCGGTCCGCATGACGTCGTCCACGTAATAGGAAATGTAGTCGACCATGTCGTTCTCGTCGAGCATGTCGAGCTCTTCGAAGATGAACGTGTTGGTGAAGAGAATGGCCGACGCCCTGGCCAGGGACATGGCCTGTTGTCTCGCCCTGTTCACGAGCAGGGTCTGCTCGTCCTTGAGCATGTAGTGCGCGGTGGTGGTGATCGCGCCGATGATGCACAGCAGCACAATGCCGATGAACCTGAACCGCAGCCCGGGAGTATACATGGCGGCTACCTCCGGTACCCGAACCGGGCCGCGCAGTTCCGCATCTCGCGGATCGGGTCGTAGTCGGCGTCCGAGACAGGCGCGAAGCCGTTTCGGAGCAGGGGGCTCCATTTGGCGGACCGCGCCCGGATGTCCGGGGAGGCGTAGTCCATGTCGAGCAGGGTGCGTTTCAGACGGTCGATTTCGGGGATGTTCCCCCGGCGGGCGGCCAATACGAATCCCGGGTGAGGCTCGGTCACGGCCAGGACCTTGAGTCCATCCCCGGCGAACTCGCGGAATGTGGATTCCGAGACGGCCCCGGCGTCGTATGCGCCGCGAAGCACCGACCGGATTACCGCGTCGTGGGTGCGCAGGTTCTTCGTTTCCCCGAAGTCCTGCTTGGCGATGCCGCGATTCCCGAGATGGCAGAGGGGATGCAGGTAGCCCGCCGTGGAGTGGAGCGAGGCGAAGGCGAAGGATTTTCCCTTGAGATCGGCGAGGACGTTGAGGTCGCTCCTGCCCTTGACGGTGAAGATGACGGTTCGGCTCGTTGGCGTGTGGTCCCTGGAGAGTACCGCGCACAGGGGCGTGACGTCGGCCGAAGATTCTCTGGCTTCAACATAGGAAAGCCCGCCGAGGATGGCGATGTCGATTTT from Pseudodesulfovibrio thermohalotolerans includes the following:
- the phnD gene encoding phosphate/phosphite/phosphonate ABC transporter substrate-binding protein, with translation MSGIIRFLILILAVLSAPALAAQTPQPPLRLGVITLNHPLMMYRQYLPFTDYITGLSGIPVELELAKDYASIIADLLNGKIDIAILGGLSYVEARESSADVTPLCAVLSRDHTPTSRTVIFTVKGRSDLNVLADLKGKSFAFASLHSTAGYLHPLCHLGNRGIAKQDFGETKNLRTHDAVIRSVLRGAYDAGAVSESTFREFAGDGLKVLAVTEPHPGFVLAARRGNIPEIDRLKRTLLDMDYASPDIRARSAKWSPLLRNGFAPVSDADYDPIREMRNCAARFGYRR